The nucleotide window AGGCCCTTTTGCACATTTGTATCGGCTTATCAGCCTTTGTAGAGGTTGGTAATAGGAAAACGTCTGTCTTTTCCAAAGGCTCGGGCGGTAATTTTAACTCCCGGAGGGGCTTGTCTTCTCTTATATTCGTTTTGGTCAACCATTTTGATGATTCTCTTGACCATAGACATCTTAAATCCCTGCTCTACTATCTCATCTGCGCTTAAATCATCCTCTACATATGCTTTTAATATCGGATCCAGCACCTCATAGGGCGGAAGAGAGTCAGTATCCTGCTGATCAGGCCTAAGCTCTGCTGAAGGAGGCTTTGTCAATATGGATTTTGGTATTATCTGCTCACCGTTTGATTTGTTAAAATAGCGTGCGAGCTCATATACTAGAAGTTTGGGTACGTCTTTAATTACAGCAAACCCGCCTGCCATATCTCCGTAAAGCGTACAGTACCCAACACTCATCTCACTCTTATTACCTGTAGTTAGTATGAGCCAGCCAAACTTGTTTGAAAGCGCCATAAGTATATTCCCTCTTATGCGCGCCTGTAGGTTTTCTTCTGTTATATCAGGTTTTTTCCCTGCAAAAATAGTCGAGAAAGTCTCCTCATAAGATTTAAATGAATTTTCAATTGGGATATTAATCAGCTCAATGCCAAGATTCTTAGCTAATTTCTCAGAATCCGTTACGCTTCCCTTGGAACTATATTTAGAAGGCATTGAAACTCCGTAGACATTGTGCTTTCCAAGAGCTTGTACTGCAACAGCCGCGACAACTGCGGAATCTATGCCGCCGCTAAGCCCTATTGCAACTTTTTTAAAACCGTTTTTAGTCACATAATCCTTAGTACCCATAACAAGGGCTTTCAAGATTTCTTCCTCATTTTCACTAAAACTCTCAATCCGCTTTTTTAATACCGGTTTTGTTTTTCGTTTCATACCATTTGCAATTTCTATGACCTCTGCCCTTTCAGAATGCATCAC belongs to Thermodesulfobacteriota bacterium and includes:
- a CDS encoding NAD+ synthase produces the protein GHSVVIGESGDIIARAKSFEEDLLIADINVNRVFRSRIHDPRRRKERHALVMHSERAEVIEIANGMKRKTKPVLKKRIESFSENEEEILKALVMGTKDYVTKNGFKKVAIGLSGGIDSAVVAAVAVQALGKHNVYGVSMPSKYSSKGSVTDSEKLAKNLGIELINIPIENSFKSYEETFSTIFAGKKPDITEENLQARIRGNILMALSNKFGWLILTTGNKSEMSVGYCTLYGDMAGGFAVIKDVPKLLVYELARYFNKSNGEQIIPKSILTKPPSAELRPDQQDTDSLPPYEVLDPILKAYVEDDLSADEIVEQGFKMSMVKRIIKMVDQNEYKRRQAPPGVKITARAFGKDRRFPITNLYKG